A window of the Bacillota bacterium genome harbors these coding sequences:
- a CDS encoding RRXRR domain-containing protein, whose amino-acid sequence MGASFVSYPKVFVVDAEGKPLLPCHPARARMLLRDGKAVVERGCPFAIRLKRVAESPAGPLRAKVDDGSRRVGIALVNEHAGEVVFRGVLVQRGDVVRLITLRREYRRSRRYRLVRHRPCRNLNRRQAVPFPSIRQKKEAISRVLADLAKIAPVSGVDVELVSAAVRPFAAREERARESAGPGRRVRPVRQPGEAPLPPSCGPGEGWVGYAREPGGPVPGLS is encoded by the coding sequence ATGGGCGCTTCTTTTGTGAGCTACCCCAAGGTGTTCGTGGTGGACGCGGAGGGGAAGCCGCTCCTGCCATGCCATCCCGCGCGGGCGAGGATGCTGCTTCGTGACGGGAAGGCAGTGGTCGAGCGCGGCTGCCCGTTCGCGATCAGGCTCAAGCGTGTGGCGGAGAGCCCGGCCGGCCCCCTGAGGGCGAAGGTGGACGACGGTTCCCGGCGGGTGGGGATCGCGCTGGTGAACGAGCACGCGGGCGAGGTGGTGTTCCGCGGCGTGCTTGTGCAGCGGGGTGATGTTGTCCGGCTGATCACCCTCCGCAGGGAGTACCGGAGGAGCCGGCGCTACCGGCTGGTCAGGCACCGTCCCTGCCGGAACCTGAACCGCAGGCAGGCCGTCCCCTTCCCCAGCATCCGTCAGAAGAAGGAGGCGATCTCCCGGGTGCTGGCGGACCTGGCGAAGATAGCGCCGGTCTCGGGGGTGGACGTGGAGCTGGTTTCGGCGGCCGTGCGACCCTTCGCTGCCCGGGAGGAACGCGCACGAGAAAGTGCTGGGCCGGGACGGCGGGTGCGTCCTGTGCGGCAGCCGGGAGAAGCTCCACTGCCACCATCTTGTGGGCCGGGCGAAGGGTGGGTCGGGTACGCCCGAGAACCAGGTGGCCCTGTGCCGGGACTGTCATGA